In Rhinatrema bivittatum chromosome 1, aRhiBiv1.1, whole genome shotgun sequence, a single genomic region encodes these proteins:
- the LOC115075701 gene encoding uncharacterized protein LOC115075701, with the protein MGQRGNRRLTGGSRRRLNGGGRIGRGRDDLGRGRSVDRGCASSFGEFGGLEVERNWDIAPAPVPSPAPAVFPQGNLAEDDGEIPGPSQWEAWRNDAPVTAGRGRREQLYMDDVLPVEPEQTGAASEPMTVWIIGHSFTYWGHRHACGRPYGPHLDLQRRGVRVIWLGRRGMLWDELVPYVRKERECRAAPRVLVVHLGGNDWGKMSGKHFISNVRKDLMTISILLPTTILCWSDIVVRPAELDNIRWKRCRSKANQQIGTWLERLGGRHIKYAWSWGKVTGLFRDDGVHLSFLGLDLFLNSIQEVLEELFPL; encoded by the exons ATGGGGCAAAGAGGTAATCGTAGATTGACTGGGGGTTCTCGCCGGCGTTTGAATGGAGGGGGGAGAATCGGGAGGGGAAGAGATGACCTTGGTAGAGGGAGGTCTGTGGACAGGGGATGTGCGAGCAGTTTTGGGGAGTTTGGGGGGTTGGAGGTGGAGAGAAATTGGGATATTGCGCCGGCTCCTGTTCcgtctcctgctcctgctgttttTCCACAGGGGAATTTGGCAGAGGATGATGGTGAAATACCTGGCCCATCTCAATGGGAGGCTTGGCGCAATGACGCGCCAGTGACGGCAGGCAGGGGTCGGCGAGAGCAGTTATACATGGATGATGTGCTGCCTGTGGAGCCTGAACAGACTG GTGCTGCGTCTGAGCCCATGACAGTTTGGATCATTGGTCATTCGTTTACTTACTGGGGTCACAGACACGCCTGCGGCCGTCCTTACGGCCCTCACTTGGACTTACAACGAAGGGGGGTTCGGGTTATCTGGCTTGGCCGGAGGGGTATGCTGTGGGACGAACTTGTTCCTTATGTTAGGAAGGAGCGGGAGTGTCGGGCAGCTCCTCGGGTCTTGGTAGTCCATTTGGGGGGTAACGACTGGGGTAAGATGTCGGGCAAGCACTTCATTAGCAATGTCCGTAAGGACTTAATGACTATATCTATTTTGCTGCCGACGACGATCTTATGCTGGTCTGATATTGTGGTGAGGCCTGCTGAATTGGATAACATCAGATGGAAACGGTGTAGGTCCAAGGCAAACCAACAAATCGGGACTTGGTTGGAGCGCTTGGGTGGTCGGCATATTAAGTATGCCTGGTCATGGGGTAAGGTAACAGGTTTGTTCCGAGATGATGGGGTTCACCTGTCTTTTCTAGGATtagacttgttcctgaactccatTCAGGAGGTCTTAGAGGAGTTATTTCCTCTGTAA